In one window of Candidatus Sulfuricurvum sp. RIFRC-1 DNA:
- a CDS encoding bifunctional 2-C-methyl-D-erythritol 4-phosphate cytidylyltransferase/2-C-methyl-D-erythritol 2,4-cyclodiphosphate synthase, which yields MSDFTLVLLAAGNSERFKVPVKKQWLRIGHDPLWLYVTNRIKESLPNVPVILSAHSSEIPFISPLCDFTVVAGGNTRQQSLKNALKEVKTTYVMVSDIARACIDPDLISRLIAAKGLADTIVPALDVHDTVVYDNTTIERNLVKRIQTPQLSRTEILRRAFETGIEYTDESSAIAAIGGTRHFIPGDERAAKITHAGDTSALECLAPPANFVFTGNGFDVHPFEEGKPMVLCGIEIDSPFGFKAHSDGDVAIHALIDALLGAACLGDIGMLFPDTDTAYKNIDSKQLLIRCVEKLHHFGFVILHADITIIAQTPKIGPYKDFMRSTLAPLLQIPIARINVKATTTEHLGFIGRKEGVGVIATASVHYFDWKNG from the coding sequence TTGTCTGATTTTACCCTTGTTTTGCTTGCCGCTGGTAACTCAGAGCGTTTTAAAGTACCCGTAAAAAAACAATGGCTCCGTATAGGGCATGATCCGCTATGGCTTTATGTTACTAACCGTATCAAAGAATCTCTCCCCAATGTACCCGTTATTTTATCGGCTCATAGCTCTGAAATCCCGTTTATCTCCCCTTTATGTGACTTTACTGTAGTAGCAGGGGGAAATACCCGTCAGCAATCACTCAAAAACGCCCTTAAAGAAGTGAAAACTACCTATGTCATGGTAAGTGATATTGCCCGTGCATGCATTGATCCCGATCTTATTTCCCGTCTCATTGCAGCCAAAGGCTTAGCCGATACTATTGTACCGGCTCTCGATGTTCATGACACCGTTGTCTACGATAACACGACAATCGAACGAAATCTCGTAAAAAGAATACAAACGCCTCAGCTTTCCCGTACCGAAATACTACGCCGTGCATTTGAAACCGGTATTGAATATACCGATGAGAGCAGTGCCATAGCAGCGATTGGCGGAACACGCCATTTTATCCCCGGGGATGAACGTGCCGCTAAAATCACCCATGCCGGAGATACGTCAGCACTCGAGTGTCTCGCTCCACCTGCCAATTTTGTCTTTACGGGGAACGGATTTGATGTTCACCCTTTTGAAGAGGGAAAACCAATGGTGCTCTGCGGCATAGAGATAGACAGCCCTTTTGGCTTTAAAGCGCATAGCGATGGAGACGTGGCGATCCATGCTCTCATCGATGCACTGCTGGGAGCGGCGTGCTTGGGAGATATCGGGATGCTTTTTCCCGATACGGACACTGCCTACAAAAACATTGATTCCAAACAGCTTTTGATACGATGTGTCGAAAAGCTCCACCATTTCGGCTTTGTTATACTCCATGCCGACATTACCATTATCGCTCAAACACCGAAAATCGGACCCTATAAAGATTTCATGCGCTCTACCTTGGCCCCTTTACTCCAAATTCCCATTGCACGGATCAATGTCAAAGCGACAACGACAGAGCATCTCGGATTTATCGGGCGTAAGGAAGGGGTCGGCGTCATAGCAACCGCATCAGTACATTATTTTGATTGGAAAAACGGATGA
- a CDS encoding response regulator — protein MNILIIENEIYLAQSIASKLSDLSHNCDISSSTKEGLRGIPYDVVLLSTNISGQDIYPVIEAYKNAVVILMVSYVSNDTVSKPLAAGAKDYILKPFMIEELIRKIQHFQNHERLRRQNQTYERYLSHTFNSINVDEDLDKTELPLFICSGYQKYADAFAFRYAAHHDKTLQFISLSSAKAFSDIATLNDDSILFITDFQNLKKSEHKAFYELITGKKCIVASTDPIDNPPFKLIEIESESHLFDQGEILPIEEYVKYIMVHFQNRFPDTELSKKLGISRKSLWEKRKKYGIVKKK, from the coding sequence ATGAATATACTCATTATCGAAAATGAAATTTACTTAGCGCAAAGTATTGCTTCAAAACTCAGCGACCTAAGTCACAACTGCGACATCTCCAGTTCTACCAAAGAGGGGCTGAGAGGAATCCCTTACGATGTCGTTCTCCTCTCCACCAATATCAGCGGACAAGACATCTATCCCGTCATCGAAGCGTATAAAAATGCCGTCGTCATTTTAATGGTAAGCTATGTGAGCAATGATACCGTCTCAAAACCTCTGGCAGCCGGTGCGAAAGATTACATCCTAAAACCGTTTATGATCGAAGAACTCATCCGTAAAATCCAACACTTCCAGAATCATGAACGTCTTCGCCGTCAGAACCAAACCTATGAGCGCTATCTCTCTCATACCTTTAATTCAATCAATGTCGATGAAGATTTGGATAAAACCGAGCTTCCCCTCTTCATTTGCAGCGGGTATCAAAAATATGCCGATGCCTTTGCTTTTCGCTATGCGGCACATCATGATAAAACACTCCAGTTTATCTCTCTCTCTTCGGCCAAAGCATTTAGTGATATTGCTACATTGAATGATGATTCGATCCTTTTTATCACTGATTTTCAGAATCTCAAAAAAAGTGAACATAAAGCATTTTACGAATTGATCACCGGAAAAAAATGTATTGTCGCCAGTACCGATCCCATCGATAATCCCCCGTTCAAACTGATCGAAATCGAAAGTGAAAGCCACCTTTTCGATCAAGGAGAAATTCTACCGATCGAAGAGTATGTCAAATATATCATGGTCCATTTCCAAAACCGGTTCCCGGATACGGAACTCTCTAAAAAACTTGGTATTTCACGTAAAAGCTTATGGGAAAAGAGAAAGAAATATGGCATCGTCAAGAAAAAATAG
- a CDS encoding phosphatidylglycerophosphatase A, translating to MNWFFLTVGYSGLSPKAPGTMGTLASLPLGVAILLYLGPQTLFLAALLITLIAIKSINTYEAQSGNHDDQRIVIDELVGLWFALSIAPGIGFDIATLMQWNNGIALQIIMSFIFFRLYDIKKPSIIGRIDREAKGGLGVMGDDIVAGFAAGITSAIIWQVIVKSTLIS from the coding sequence ATGAATTGGTTTTTTCTGACCGTCGGTTACAGCGGCCTCTCTCCAAAAGCACCGGGAACAATGGGGACGCTTGCATCATTGCCATTAGGAGTGGCTATCCTTTTGTATTTAGGGCCGCAAACCCTATTTTTAGCCGCATTACTCATCACACTTATAGCCATTAAGAGTATCAATACGTACGAAGCTCAATCAGGAAATCATGATGATCAAAGAATCGTTATTGATGAACTCGTCGGATTATGGTTTGCCCTCTCCATCGCACCGGGGATTGGATTTGATATCGCGACACTCATGCAATGGAATAACGGCATTGCCCTTCAAATAATCATGAGTTTTATCTTTTTTCGACTTTATGATATTAAAAAGCCCTCGATCATCGGTCGAATTGACCGTGAAGCAAAAGGTGGGTTAGGGGTTATGGGAGATGATATTGTCGCAGGATTTGCCGCAGGGATCACTTCGGCGATTATTTGGCAAGTTATTGTAAAAAGTACTCTTATCAGCTAA